A region from the Equus asinus isolate D_3611 breed Donkey chromosome 3, EquAss-T2T_v2, whole genome shotgun sequence genome encodes:
- the LOC106837754 gene encoding tripartite motif-containing protein 75-like: MAVEAALAGLQAEANCPICLDYLRDPVTIECGHNFCRSCIQQSWEDRWDMFPCPVCRHPCQQRHFRSNAQLGRMIDVAKLLHITRSKKKRQEERCLCEKHNQLLTLFCEEDLEVLCALCAQPPDHQGHQVRPLEEAASHHRQRLSSYIEPLKKQVADVQKLISIQSKKPLELREKVQNQRRKLASEFEHLNRSIAREQEAVLARLAEEERDIHRKLSANVTACSDHISTLRGLLKEVAERCAMSEVRLLTDIRSILHRCERLDPPAPYSIQLRKEGCSLPPQYSALRKIIQKFKEEVTLDPETAHPNLLVSEDKKAVTFVRKKQRVPRNPKRFTVDPVVLGSEGFDCGRHYWEVQVDDKPEWAVGVCTDSLSRKGKRPPSGHSRRWTIQLQNGDYVAQGAVPVPLVLKEKPSGVGIYLDCELGNISFYSLNDRSHIHSFTDTFSEVLKPYFCIGRDSKPVMVCAVRDYEG, from the coding sequence ATGGCGGTCGAAGCAGCCCTGGCAGGACTCCAGGCAGAAGCCAACTGTCCCATCTGTCTGGATTATCTGAGAGACCCTGTCACCATCGAATGTGGCCACAACTTCTGTCGATCTTGCATCCAACAGTCCTGGGAAGACCGCTGGGACATGTTCCCTTGCCCCGTCTGCCGTCACCCGTGCCAACAGAGGCACTTCAGGAGCAACGCCCAGCTGGGAAGGATGATCGACGTCGCCAAGCTCCTCCACATCACCAGGAGCAAgaagaagaggcaggaagagaggtGCTTGTGCGAGAAGCACAACCAGCTCCTGACCCTCTTCTGTGAGGAGGACCTGGAGGTGTTGTGTGCCCTGTGCGCTCAGCCCCCTGACCACCAGGGCCACCAGGTGAGGCCCCTGGAGGAGGCCGCCTCTCATCACAGGCAGAGACTCAGCAGTTACATCGAGCCCCTGAAGAAGCAGGTGGCAGATGTTCAGAAATTAATAAGCATTCAAAGCAAAAAGCCCTTGGAACTGAGAGAGAAGGTGCAAAATCAGAGACGGAAATTAGCCTCTGAGTTTGAGCACCTGAACCGCTCTATAGCACGTGAGCAAGAGGCGGTTCTGGCAAGGCTGGCTGAGGAAGAGAGGGACATTCACCGGAAACTCAGTGCAAACGTTACCGCGTGTTCAGACCACATTTCCACCCTCAGAGGCCTACTGAAGGAGGTGGCAGAGAGGTGCGCGATGTCCGAGGTGAGACTGCTGACCGACATCAGGAGCATCCTCCACAGGTGCGAGCGCCTGGACCCCCCAGCTCCCTACTCGATCCAGTTAAGGAAAGAGGGGTGCAGCCTCCCTCCGCAGTATTCGGCTCTGCGGAAAATTATTCAGAAATTTAAAGAAGAAGTTACTCTGGATCCTGAAACAGCACATCCTAATCTGCTTGTCTCTGAGGACAAAAAGGCTGTGACATTTGTGAGGAAAAAGCAAAGAGTTCCTcgcaatccaaagagatttacaGTGGATCCAGTCGTCCTGGGTTCGGAAGGGTTCGACTGTGGCCGACATTACTGGGAGGTCCAGGTGGATGACAAGCCTGAGTGGGCCGTGGGGGTTTGTACAGATTCCCTTTCCAGAAAGGGAAAGCGGCCCCCTTCAGGACACAGCAGACGCTGGACAATTCAGCTGCAGAATGGTGACTATGTGGCACAAGGCGCTGTTCCTGTCCCTCTTGTGCTGAAGGAAAAGCCCAGTGGGGTTGGCATTTATCTGGACTGTGAGTTGGGTAACATTTCATTTTACAGTTTGAATGACAGGTCTCACATCCATTCTTTCACGGATACATTTTCTGAAGTGCTAAAGCCTTACTTCTGTATCGGACGTGACTCTAAACCTGTGATGGTCTGTGCAGTGAGAGATTATGAAGGATGA